From the genome of Candidatus Stygibacter australis, one region includes:
- a CDS encoding ATP-binding protein: MNNLLNISAGKLKLKDRPFIFQLDSALTIASDSEKKLLLISGDNGSGKTTFLEQIIIPDLKQNKIFFSFKGQDSHIQNLIDRSLKAIFSLSQSGKKLFSQILFNAPISTVTREIEIPAVDVILMDETDKLLSDEDMRVIFNDPAYQLLILVSHNLDNPFLQNSLSNFKQQFRLHIEGQSNIRKARLSQC, encoded by the coding sequence ATGAATAACCTGCTGAATATCTCTGCCGGAAAACTAAAACTCAAGGATAGACCCTTTATCTTTCAGCTTGATTCTGCTCTAACCATTGCTTCAGATTCAGAGAAAAAACTCCTTTTGATCTCCGGGGATAACGGCAGCGGAAAAACCACTTTTCTGGAGCAGATCATTATTCCTGATCTCAAACAAAATAAAATATTTTTCAGCTTCAAAGGTCAGGACAGTCACATCCAGAATCTTATTGACAGGTCGCTGAAAGCTATTTTTTCCCTTTCTCAATCGGGTAAAAAACTTTTCTCTCAGATTTTGTTCAATGCCCCAATTTCCACAGTCACCAGGGAAATTGAAATCCCCGCTGTTGATGTGATCCTCATGGATGAGACGGATAAATTACTCTCTGATGAGGACATGCGTGTGATTTTCAATGATCCTGCATATCAATTGTTAATTCTGGTCTCCCATAATCTTGATAACCCTTTCCTGCAGAATAGTCTTTCTAATTTCAAACAACAATTTCGATTGCATATTGAAGGACAGTCAAATATCAGAAAAGCACGGTTATCACAATGCTGA
- a CDS encoding ECF transporter S component codes for MRKENVFHAIMLMVLIMATTLLVKIPLPTRGYFNFGDVAVVFAGLTLAAPIKKNGIRIDNDHGIWLAFLAGGIGSALADVVGGFALFAPMTFIAKALECAWAALASTTRGIFHFLALLLGGSFMVLTYFAFESLTPSIGMQGAFSEIIPNLIQAAGGFLGGKVIFIASRQLLVRNK; via the coding sequence ATGAGAAAGGAAAATGTTTTTCATGCCATTATGTTGATGGTGCTCATTATGGCTACAACCCTATTGGTCAAAATCCCTCTTCCTACCCGTGGATACTTTAATTTCGGTGATGTAGCAGTAGTTTTTGCCGGATTGACCCTGGCAGCTCCGATTAAGAAGAATGGTATCAGAATTGATAATGATCATGGTATCTGGCTGGCTTTTCTTGCTGGTGGAATTGGCTCTGCTCTGGCTGATGTCGTTGGTGGTTTTGCTCTTTTTGCTCCCATGACATTTATTGCGAAAGCTCTTGAATGCGCCTGGGCTGCTCTGGCCAGCACTACTCGTGGCATATTCCACTTCCTGGCTTTACTGCTGGGTGGGTCATTTATGGTTCTCACGTATTTTGCTTTTGAATCTCTCACTCCCAGCATTGGGATGCAGGGTGCGTTCAGTGAGATCATTCCAAATCTCATTCAGGCAGCAGGAGGTTTCCTGGGTGGAAAAGTCATCTTTATCGCCAGTAGACAATTACTGGTTCGGAATAAATAG
- a CDS encoding M3 family metallopeptidase, with product MSNNPLIDLKRVGEYQALPFDEIKMEHFLPAIEFGLKEAEANLDKIKNNPDHPNYDNTIRAMQELSEVLDTASGTYFNLMGSESNDEFKQLAQQIAPKLSMLSSKMISDPQLFERVKYVYDKRETMGLTSQQRRFVEKQYRGFVRNGAMLSDEDKAKLQKLDMELSQLGPKFGQNVLGATNAWEKHITDINELAGLPENALKAAAFRAKQKGYKEGWLINLQFPSVLPVLTYCSNRALRKEVNSAFASRAYEGKFDNQEILKKIACLRYQRAQLLGYKNHSEIVLTERMAKKPEAVMNFLDRLYAASIEPAKMELAELHAFARELDGIEKIKPWDLNYYGEKLKQKKFEYDAEELRPYFKMENVVAGAFKVAEKLYGIKFKPVEDVPRYHEDVQVFEVTESDDTYIGLLYLDLFPRETKRGGAWMTTFQSQGYLYGKDRTPHASIVTNFTPSTEDTPSLLSLNEVTTLFHEFGHSLHGLLSNVQEAALASPSVYWDFVELPSQIMENWVTEKETLALFAHHYESGEVIPEELIEKVKKSKSFNAGSASLRQLGLGYLDMAWHNAVSCGIDDVYNYELKALAKTSLLPPIQGRNTSCSYSHVFAGGYASGYYSYKWAEVLEADAFELFLEKGIFNKDTAESFRFNILAKGNTEDPMDLFIKFRGRKPDPDALLKRVGLK from the coding sequence ATGAGTAACAATCCTTTGATTGACTTAAAACGAGTAGGTGAATATCAGGCATTACCCTTTGATGAAATTAAAATGGAGCATTTCCTTCCCGCCATAGAATTTGGGCTGAAGGAAGCAGAAGCCAATCTGGATAAAATAAAAAACAATCCAGATCATCCTAATTATGATAATACAATTCGCGCAATGCAGGAACTTTCTGAAGTATTGGATACAGCATCCGGAACTTATTTTAATTTAATGGGTTCAGAATCTAACGACGAATTCAAGCAGCTTGCCCAGCAGATTGCCCCGAAATTATCAATGCTTTCCAGCAAAATGATCTCTGACCCGCAATTATTTGAGCGCGTTAAATATGTTTATGATAAACGTGAAACTATGGGACTTACCAGCCAGCAGCGTCGTTTTGTAGAAAAGCAGTATAGAGGATTTGTACGCAATGGAGCAATGCTTAGTGATGAAGATAAAGCAAAACTTCAGAAATTGGATATGGAGCTTTCTCAATTAGGTCCCAAATTCGGTCAGAATGTTCTTGGAGCTACCAATGCCTGGGAAAAACATATAACAGATATAAATGAATTAGCCGGTTTACCGGAAAATGCCCTTAAGGCAGCAGCATTCAGAGCAAAGCAGAAAGGGTACAAAGAAGGATGGCTGATCAATCTTCAGTTTCCCAGTGTATTACCAGTGCTTACCTATTGCAGCAATAGAGCCTTGCGCAAAGAAGTAAATAGTGCTTTTGCCAGTCGGGCATATGAAGGTAAATTTGATAATCAGGAAATCCTCAAAAAAATCGCCTGCCTGCGTTATCAAAGAGCACAATTACTGGGATATAAAAACCACTCTGAAATTGTGCTAACTGAGCGGATGGCAAAAAAACCTGAAGCGGTTATGAATTTTTTGGATAGATTATATGCTGCCAGCATTGAACCAGCTAAGATGGAATTAGCAGAACTGCATGCCTTTGCCAGAGAGCTGGATGGAATTGAAAAGATCAAACCCTGGGATCTGAATTATTATGGTGAAAAATTAAAGCAGAAAAAATTTGAATATGATGCTGAGGAACTACGACCCTATTTCAAGATGGAAAATGTAGTAGCAGGAGCTTTTAAAGTAGCTGAAAAATTATATGGCATCAAGTTCAAACCCGTAGAAGATGTTCCCCGCTATCATGAAGATGTGCAGGTTTTTGAAGTTACAGAATCTGATGATACTTATATAGGGCTATTATACCTGGATTTGTTCCCTCGCGAAACTAAACGCGGAGGAGCCTGGATGACAACTTTCCAGAGCCAGGGCTATCTTTATGGCAAGGATAGAACCCCTCATGCTTCAATAGTGACTAATTTTACTCCTTCCACTGAAGACACCCCTTCATTATTGAGCTTAAATGAAGTTACAACATTGTTCCACGAATTTGGCCATTCCCTGCATGGTCTGCTCTCAAACGTTCAGGAAGCAGCTTTGGCAAGTCCAAGTGTATATTGGGATTTTGTGGAGCTACCATCACAGATCATGGAAAACTGGGTAACTGAGAAAGAGACCCTGGCTCTTTTTGCTCATCATTATGAAAGCGGAGAAGTGATCCCGGAAGAATTGATAGAGAAAGTGAAGAAATCTAAATCCTTCAATGCCGGCTCAGCCTCCTTAAGGCAATTGGGACTGGGTTATCTTGATATGGCATGGCACAATGCGGTAAGCTGCGGAATTGATGATGTGTATAATTATGAGCTGAAAGCATTGGCAAAAACAAGTCTATTACCACCTATCCAGGGCAGGAATACTTCCTGCTCATATTCTCATGTATTTGCTGGCGGATATGCATCTGGATACTATTCCTATAAATGGGCAGAAGTTCTGGAAGCAGATGCCTTTGAGCTATTTTTAGAAAAAGGCATATTCAATAAGGATACAGCTGAATCATTCCGCTTTAATATCCTGGCAAAAGGTAATACTGAAGATCCTATGGACTTATTTATTAAGTTCAGAGGCAGAAAACCTGATCCGGATGCCTTATTGAAAAGGGTAGGTTTGAAATAA
- a CDS encoding DMT family transporter produces the protein MKTYLPYFAVIVAMLFWSSSFIAMKFIFIYMGPFTMTFLRLLIACIIMPALYYLSPQRDVIKPKHIPQFMLLALFEPFIYFIGESCGMQYVSASFGAVIISLIPLITLIFAWFIIKEPVTRWGIIGAVISFLGVVVIVLETNELGATLKGMALLFVAVFGAVGYGIKLRQIAVEYEPVTIVTVQTFFGMLYFLPVFLLVEGKQFFSDIPPLTAFYPVLGLAIFCTCGSFLLFTYALRKIGLNNANIFCNMIPVFTAILAFIILHEMISLRKLSGIIIVVAGLFISQIPALRRHKSRKMKIKSFT, from the coding sequence ATGAAAACATATCTACCTTATTTTGCCGTAATTGTGGCAATGCTCTTCTGGTCATCGTCCTTTATAGCCATGAAATTTATTTTCATCTATATGGGACCATTCACCATGACTTTTCTAAGGCTACTGATAGCCTGCATCATTATGCCAGCACTCTATTATCTATCACCTCAGCGTGATGTAATCAAACCGAAGCATATCCCTCAATTCATGCTTCTGGCTCTCTTTGAACCATTTATTTACTTCATTGGTGAAAGTTGTGGCATGCAATATGTTTCCGCTTCATTCGGTGCAGTGATCATTTCTCTTATTCCTCTGATCACTCTCATTTTCGCCTGGTTCATCATTAAAGAGCCTGTAACCAGATGGGGAATTATCGGAGCTGTGATCTCGTTTCTCGGAGTTGTTGTGATTGTGCTGGAAACAAATGAATTAGGTGCTACCCTCAAAGGTATGGCGTTATTATTTGTAGCTGTTTTTGGTGCTGTGGGTTATGGTATCAAGCTGCGTCAAATCGCTGTAGAATATGAACCTGTAACCATAGTTACAGTGCAGACTTTTTTCGGGATGCTCTATTTTCTGCCAGTATTTCTCTTAGTAGAAGGTAAGCAATTTTTTAGTGACATCCCTCCCCTAACTGCATTTTATCCGGTGCTGGGACTGGCAATATTCTGCACTTGTGGTTCATTTCTATTATTCACCTATGCTCTCAGGAAAATCGGATTGAATAATGCTAATATTTTTTGTAATATGATCCCTGTATTTACTGCAATACTGGCATTTATCATTCTTCATGAAATGATAAGTTTGCGTAAGCTTTCAGGAATAATCATAGTAGTAGCTGGTTTGTTTATTTCTCAAATACCGGCATTAAGAAGACACAAGAGCAGAAAAATGAAGATAAAATCCTTTACATAA
- the glgP gene encoding alpha-glucan family phosphorylase has product MNNIRFKKFYVRPNFPDNLKPLLELADNLWSTWDTSAYRLFLRIDPSLFRRENHNPVSIIRNISENRIKELSNSPGFVKELETVYRKFKEYLSFEGHYMKEYEKKLNVSEDFKIAYFSMEYGLHECLPIYSGGLGVLSGDHLKGASDLGLPFYGFGLLYKLGYFNQRINLDGMQEEVYEENNWYTKPVHKLTNEDGSDMIFKIKLGNEDCYIQPWCINVGKVPLYLMDTNLILNKDKFRHITDYLYVTDREMRLLQELVIAYGSAELMKNINLTPTIYHLNEGHSAFLILKRMEDLINDGYTYEDAVELIHSSTVFTTHTPVPAGNERYSNDIVEPYLKDRCQAFGKSFNEIKKLAAEDNMENQFSLSVLAIRFSNYINGVSKLHSEVSKEMWHSIYPGVCQKEMPIHGITNGVHIQTWLGPQLVELFDRYIGTGYRHIAEEKSVWENVLTIPETEIWEAHMQRKQQLISYINKRLEKSLIYKSDLKLFHKSGSLVLDSSHLLIGFARRFAPYKRANLILRFPDRLLKLLNHPTHPVQFVFAGKAHPADSNGKELIKKIIEFARENDVQDKFVFLEDYNIDVARHLVQGVDVWLNNPIKPLEASGTSGMKAGMNGVLNLSVLDGWWPECYDGHNGWSLEAGENIVDQDLRDRLEAEELYYKLENDIAKLYYTRNKNGYPSAWISMMINSIYTVGRDFNMHRMLREYVNDFYLPGSLYSKILSQDEQKCLKELVELKALLNSKWQDVRISDLKLDLHENSIVLSGQKIPVTATTYLNGIDDDLLECEIFYKYEDKFSVALLHKTKTEGDFTIFEGNIKIVSSGIQYFNARIKPRPYLFRDFLNLVKWYY; this is encoded by the coding sequence ATGAATAATATAAGATTTAAGAAATTTTACGTAAGGCCGAATTTTCCAGATAATCTGAAACCTCTTCTGGAACTGGCAGATAACCTGTGGTCAACCTGGGATACTTCTGCGTATCGACTCTTTCTGCGTATTGACCCCAGTCTCTTTAGAAGAGAGAATCATAATCCCGTTAGTATAATTCGTAATATCAGTGAAAACCGGATCAAGGAACTGAGCAATTCACCTGGATTTGTGAAAGAACTGGAAACTGTATATCGCAAATTCAAGGAATACCTGAGCTTTGAGGGACATTACATGAAGGAATATGAAAAGAAGCTGAATGTATCTGAGGATTTCAAGATAGCTTATTTTTCGATGGAATACGGTCTACATGAATGCCTGCCCATCTATTCTGGAGGATTAGGTGTTCTCTCCGGAGATCATCTCAAGGGTGCCAGCGATCTTGGTTTACCTTTTTATGGCTTTGGTTTGCTATATAAACTTGGATACTTTAATCAAAGAATAAATCTTGATGGGATGCAGGAAGAAGTCTATGAGGAGAATAACTGGTACACAAAACCAGTGCATAAACTTACTAATGAAGATGGCTCAGATATGATATTTAAGATAAAGCTGGGCAATGAAGACTGCTATATCCAACCTTGGTGCATTAATGTTGGTAAAGTTCCTTTATACCTGATGGATACTAATCTTATCTTGAATAAGGATAAATTTCGCCATATCACAGATTACCTGTATGTAACCGATCGTGAAATGAGATTACTTCAGGAACTTGTGATCGCCTACGGATCAGCGGAATTGATGAAAAATATTAACCTTACACCGACAATATATCATTTAAATGAAGGTCATTCTGCCTTCCTGATCCTGAAACGCATGGAAGATCTTATCAATGATGGTTATACCTATGAAGACGCTGTAGAATTGATCCATTCCAGTACTGTGTTTACCACCCACACCCCCGTACCTGCGGGAAATGAACGCTATAGTAACGATATTGTGGAACCATACCTTAAAGATAGATGCCAGGCATTTGGCAAAAGTTTTAATGAGATCAAAAAGCTGGCAGCAGAAGATAATATGGAAAATCAGTTTTCTCTTTCCGTGCTGGCAATTCGGTTCAGTAATTATATCAATGGAGTTTCTAAATTGCACAGCGAAGTATCCAAAGAAATGTGGCATTCCATCTATCCAGGTGTGTGCCAGAAAGAAATGCCCATTCACGGTATCACCAACGGCGTTCATATCCAAACCTGGCTGGGACCTCAGCTTGTGGAACTTTTTGACCGTTATATTGGAACTGGATACCGGCATATTGCTGAAGAGAAATCTGTTTGGGAAAATGTTCTCACCATTCCTGAAACAGAGATCTGGGAAGCTCATATGCAGCGTAAGCAGCAATTGATCAGCTACATTAATAAAAGACTCGAGAAATCCCTTATTTATAAAAGCGATCTTAAGCTTTTCCATAAAAGTGGCAGTCTTGTTCTGGATTCATCTCATCTCCTGATTGGTTTTGCCAGAAGATTTGCTCCCTATAAAAGAGCAAACCTCATCCTGCGCTTTCCTGACAGATTATTGAAACTGCTTAATCATCCCACTCATCCCGTTCAGTTTGTCTTTGCCGGGAAAGCACATCCAGCTGATTCCAATGGAAAAGAGCTGATCAAAAAAATCATTGAATTCGCCCGGGAGAACGATGTGCAGGATAAATTCGTGTTTCTTGAAGATTACAATATAGATGTAGCACGTCACCTTGTTCAAGGCGTTGATGTGTGGCTTAATAACCCCATCAAACCTCTGGAAGCAAGTGGAACTTCGGGGATGAAAGCCGGGATGAATGGAGTTTTAAACCTGAGTGTTCTCGATGGCTGGTGGCCTGAATGTTATGATGGACATAATGGCTGGTCTCTTGAAGCTGGTGAAAACATCGTTGATCAGGATCTAAGGGATAGACTGGAAGCAGAAGAACTGTATTATAAACTGGAAAATGATATAGCTAAACTATATTACACCAGAAATAAAAACGGTTATCCTTCTGCCTGGATTTCAATGATGATAAATTCTATCTATACAGTAGGTAGAGATTTCAATATGCATCGTATGCTGCGCGAATATGTTAATGATTTTTACTTACCGGGATCTTTATATTCTAAAATACTCAGCCAGGATGAGCAGAAATGTTTAAAGGAACTGGTGGAACTGAAAGCTCTATTGAACAGTAAATGGCAGGATGTAAGGATTTCTGATCTTAAGCTGGATCTGCATGAAAATTCCATTGTTCTTAGTGGTCAAAAAATCCCCGTGACAGCAACTACTTATCTGAATGGAATTGATGATGACCTGCTTGAATGTGAGATATTCTATAAATATGAGGACAAGTTCTCTGTAGCTTTGCTGCATAAAACGAAAACTGAGGGTGATTTCACTATTTTTGAAGGAAATATTAAGATAGTAAGCTCTGGTATTCAGTATTTTAATGCCAGGATCAAACCTCGCCCATACCTTTTCAGAGATTTCCTGAATCTCGTCAAATGGTATTATTAA